The region CTGCCAGTGAGGCCATGAGCGTGTGTGACAAGTGGCCATGTTCTGTCTGCCATCACGAAGTGGAGGCTCAGCATAATGTGCCAGTGTTCGAGGTGAGGACGCTGAAGTTTCTGGGACAGATCTAGTTCCTGGCCTCATGAAACACCTGGTTGCCAGGAGGGACACATGTGGCCATGAGCTCTGACAGCAGAAAAGGGGCCTCTGAGCctgtccttccctctgcccccGCCCCGCCCTCCACAGGTTCTGTGCCGAGCGCCTGCGGTCCCTCCTGCACACCCTGGAGATCGCCGACCTGGCCGACTTCTCCCCGCTCACTCTGCTTGCTAACTTCGCCACCCTGGTCAGCACCTACGCCAAGGGTAAGCTCCCCTCTTCTTGCATCTGCTGAGTCCCTGGCAGCTGACATCGGGGTCCTAGACAAGCCTCCACTGTTGTTGGCAGGGGTTTGGACACAGGCCTTGAAGGCttgggcttgggaggctgggctctATTTTGACAGTCCCTGGGAGCTGGGCAGGCCTCCCTCTGGCTACAGAGTGGGGAAGGATGGGGTGGGCAGCGGAACGAGGTGAGCCCTGATGCATGGCAAGAGCTGGTCACTGTAACGGAGGGCAGTGGCGAGCCATGGCAGGTTCTGAGCAAGGGAGGTGCCAGGTCAGattagtgctttaaaaaaattctggcaGGGACTGGAGGCAGTTGTTGGGGTAGACAGCAGGTAcctgagcaggagaggagggggcGGGACTGTGAGGCAGAGAAAGGTAGGTTTGGAGAGAGATGGGAAGGAGAGGCCGAGATGGGGAGCGCCTTAGTGGTGTGAGGACACTCAGGCCTCTGGCCTGTGGGAGAGGGGGGTGTTCTGAAGGCTTCAGCCAGGTTCCCTCCGCTCCTTAGCTGACCAAGGGCTCAGCCTGATCCCTGGGGATTACAGGAAACTAGGTCAGACCTGCCGCCCTGCCCTGCGCTGGGCCTCAGCAGGAGCAGAGTCTCTGCCCTCCCACCAGGGCTGTTGCCATGAGCACTGGACGCTTCCCCCAGTCCCTTCTCCCGCCGTTTCCCCATCTACCGAGGCTCACATCACTGACCTGGAACATGCTTCTCCCATCTCCAGTCTCAGCCCAGCAGCTGTGccccctctgtccctccctcagcCCAAGGCTGGACCATGCCACCTGCCTGATCTGCCCTGGCCCAGCCCTCCCCACTCTGAATCATTGCTCTCTGGGAGCTCTCTCTCCCCCCTGGACCAGGAGCCCTTGTGGGCAAGGCTGAGGCTGTCTCTGGTCACTACTGTGTCCTCAGCACAGGGCCAGGTACAGAggacttgatttcttttttaaataagtgaaacaaCATGCAAATCATTCATTCAGTTTTTGCTTAACGAAAGCCTGGCCATGCACTGTGGAAGCAGGAACCAAAAAAGGCCTCACCTCTGCCCTGCTGGGAGCGATATTCTGGAGGGGAAACCAGTAGCAAAAACAAAGACAGCCTAGTCCAGGAGGCCTGGTTAAGAAGGACGGGCGGTGTTGCTGCGTCCCCGTGGCCGGTGGGGGCAGCCTCTGGGGAGGCTATTTTTTGCAGTTCAGGgccggaacccagggcctcacacacgttAGACAGTGCTCCACCAAGTGCGCCACCCAGCCTGGGAGCTGACTTTTGAATAAGGGCTCCAGCGGCTGCAGGGGCTGCCTGTGGGAGGCAGTGGTGAGctggtgagggaggaggagagggtggcGTGCTGGGTCCCACGGTGATTCTGGATCCCAGGGATCCAAGCAGGGAGCATGGTGGCCTGGGAGGGAGGAGATGGCGGCTGGCCAAGATTGTGGAGGTGGTCAGTCACAGGGGCATTTGGGAGGCAGAGCGGGCGTGGGTGCTGAGCGGGCCTCCCAGGACAgcttgaggatgtagctcagtgctcttGGGAATTGCTCGGAGGTCGCCCCAAAGAGCAGGCAGGCTGGGGTGTTCGGGCTCAGGTGCCTGCGTTTGGGGCTTGGGCCACTGGTGTTCAGTCCCATTTGCCCCTGGGACAGGGACCAGACACAAGCAAGTTCCTGTGTGGGAATGGGACGGGTGACCTCCGTGAGGGTCTCACCGGCCTTTGCCTGTCCCTCCAGGCTTCACCATCATCATTGAGCCTTTTGATGACAGGACCCCCACCATCGCCAACCCCGTCCTGCACTTCAGGTGGGACCCTGGGCCTGAGCCGGCATGACAGACAGAGGGCAGCCCCGCCCTCCCTGCCTGGCCTCACTGTCCGGGTCTGCTCTCCACAGCTGCATGGACGCCTCCCTGGCCATCAAACCTGTGTTCGAGCGCTTCCAATCTGTCATCATCACCTCCGGGGTGAGGACTCTTCCCTGACCCCTCCAGTCCTCCACCATGGGGCTCCCGTCCTTCCTTGGTCTGATGACATCCCTCTTGCTATCCCTCCTACAGACACTGTCCCCACTGGACATCTACCCCAAGATCCTGGATTTCCATCCTGTCACCATGGCAACCTTCACAATGACACTGGCCCGGGTCTGTCTGTGCCCCATGGTGAGTGTAGAGGATGGGGTTAGGGGCTGCCTTCCTCCTGCGGCCTGTCTGCCCCTCCTCAGGCAGGAGAGCTGTCTGCTGGGGTGCCCAGGTGGGCTCCGCCTGCTCCTGTGTGTCTGGCTCGCAAAGCCTGTTTTCTCCTCTGCACctcttgtttttttggtaccagggattaaactcaggcacttaaccactggactccccttgccctttttattttccatttggagacaggatctcactgagttgcttagggcctcactaagttggaggctggctttgaacttttgatcctcctgcctcagcctcccaagccactgggattacaggcctgtgccactgtgcccggctctgATCTGTGAAGTGGGAATGTCTCCTCCCTGATCTCCCAGGGCCACTGACAGGATTCAGAGAGTGTAAAACACGAATGTAGCCTGCATCTCGCTCATGTGGCTTTGCCCAGTTCTTGCCCAGCTGTGACCTGGGTAGTGAGCCTTCTCTCTGGGTCAGTCTCTGTGGTAAATGGCCTCAGGTCACAGGCTCTGAAGCCCAGAGTCCGGATGTATTTTGGAATTTGGAATTTTCCAGGCTTTAgaaggttttttccttttttggtgctgggatggaacccagggcctcgggcatgctaggcaagcactctgccactgagctgcagccccgcCCTGCAAAAGCTTTTGAAGAGTCACATGAAAGGGGTGAGTTGGCCTCTGAGTGGACTCGGGTCAGTGCAGTTTTTGCCGAATAGTTTTTTGGCTTTTGGAATTGCCCTTCAGGGACTGGGGCCCCATAGTGACCACCAGCTGCATGGTGGCATTGTGAGGATGGCCAGCGGTGGCACTGGTGGCGAGCAGTGTTTTGGAACCAACTAGCAACAGGTAGCTAATGGTTCACCTAGTGATGCTGGATCTATTAAAAGCTTTGAATGGCAGTAACAGGGGGTGAGCATATGTGACAGTGGCGGCTGCTTCCTTTATTGTGACCTTTGCTTGCTCCAGATCATCGGCAGGGGTAATGACCAGGTGGCCATCAGCTCCAAATTTGAGACCCGGGAAGATATTGGTATGCTGCCTGCGGGGCCGGTTTCTGTGGGTTCCCGTGGGATCCTAGTGGGCTGTGCACGGGCTCCTAAAGCTGCTCACCTGGAAGTGACGTAGCCACTTTTGCCCTCATTGGCTGTGGCAAGTCACAAGGCCACACCTGCTTCAGGGGGCTGGCTCTGGAGGAGGGGTTGGGTGTGTGAGCAGCCCGCAGATAGCCTCGGGGCTGCCGAGAACCCCAAGTTCAGGAtcgggagggggagggggcccTGCGCCAGGAGGGGGCCCAACCTCTGACCCTACAGCCGTGATCCGGAACTATGGAAACCTCCTGCTGGAGATGTCCGCCGTGGTCCCTGATGGCATCGTGGCCTTCTTCACCAGCTACCAGTACATGGAGAGCACTGTGGCCTCCTGGTACGAGCAGGTACGCCCAGCCACCCTGCCACCCGTCTGGGAAGCCCCGTTCCTCACTCTTGGTGCTGCCTGGGCGTCCTTCCTCTGTTTTCAGTGACAGGTGGCCTAAAACACGGGAATATGCATGAAATAAACCCCACACGCCTCTGTGCCCTGCTCCGTCCCCATATTTGGAGCTCAACCCCACATGCTTCAACCCGTGGCAGCCTCTGGCTCCTGGTGCCCTGGCTGCTCTTTTCGGGTTTACCCCTGTGACTGTCCCTCCAGCACATAGTGCTCGCTATGGACATGGGAAACAAGTATGGCTCTTGCTGAGTGAAGGTTCTGGAACTAGGGCTGGACCAGGACTCCAGGCAAAGCCTCTGGAGAACCTGCAGACCCTCTGGGAAGTATGAGGATGGGCTTGGGGCACGGTGGCCGGGGCTCAGCATGGCCACACTGGGCCATGGCAGGAGGTGGTGGGAGGGGCACATCCTGCCTGTCTCTGAGCGCCCCTGACCAGCTCTCAGGGCCCagaacacttctttgaggtgagATGAGTGGACTCACTAGTCCAGGCTTCAGggagtgctggggctggggctggggcaggagcctTGTCCCTCAGAGTCACGGCCAGACTCTTTGCACACAGTAGGAAAGATGGCTAGAGCCTTGTGTGCTATTAAGAAACCTTGCCTACCCAAAGCCATGAAAAGGGGCTCCCATTTCCTCCTGGATGCTCTGCGGCTTTAGCTTCCACACCTGTGTCTGAGGCAGCCTACATCGGCTGTGTGGGATGAAGGTCAGGTTCATTTCCCATTTGGAACCCATTTGCTTCCATATGATTCGTTGAAAAGAGGTGTCCCCACTGAACTGCACAGGTGACCATGGGGCTGGTCTCCGTCTCTGGCTGGGTCTGTCCCTGTGTCCACTACAGTGTGGGGTGTGCACTCGAGGTAGCCTCCGCTGGCCCCAGGTGGATTAGTCAGCCCCTGCACCCCCGTGGCTGGGTACTGTGTCCTGACTGGCCACCATGGGCCATGTGCCTACTCCACTGGGCTAACCACAGTGAAGTTGGACAGTtctgtcccttccttcctgtgTCCCAGACAGGCAGGTTGAGGCCCAGAGACATGGTCCTTTacacaggagtctgaggcagggcTGGGTTCATGGCCATGCCCTGAACCAcggccagccccagccctgacctCCTGCTGTCCCCCCTCAGGGCATCCTCGAGAACATCCAGAGGAACAAGCTGCTCTTCATTGAGACCCAGGATGGGGCCGAGACCAGTGTTGCCCTGGAGAAGTATCAGGAGGTGGGTGtgggatggggaggctgaggcagcgcTGGGTAGGCTCAGGTAGTGGCTCTGAGGGTGACTCAGTTTGCCCCAACCCCCAGGCCTGCGAGAATGGCCGAGGGGCCATCCTGCTCTCAGTGGCCCGGGGCAAAGTGTCTGAGGGAATCGACTTCGGTGAGTGGCTGCTTTCCCCTGCCTAGCGCTAGAGCCGTCCTCCACACCCGTCTGCTCCCTCAGGGGACCAGCCACCCACAGCCTGGGCCTGGCGAGGGCCTCAGCCCCCAGCACCCTGCAGCTCACTCGTGACCTCTCACCCCTGCCCACAGTGCACCACTTCGGGCGGGCAGTCATCATGTTTGGTGTCCCCTATGTCTACACCCAGAGCCGCATTCTGAAGGTGAGCCACGTGAGGGGGGACAGCGTGGTTtgtggggtggctggaggagggcacAGGCACTTGGGAAGGGATGGCTCCCCATCCCTCTCCTCCTCACCCCCTGGCCCCAGGCACGGCTGGAATACCTGCGGGACCAGTTCCAGATCCGGGAGAACGACTTCCTCACCTTTGACGCCATGCGCCACGCGGCCCAGTGCGTGGGCCGGGCCATCCGGGGCAAGACGGACTACGGCCTCATGGTCTTCGCCGACAAAGTACGGGCTCGGGGCCTCTGCACCCCACCCTGGCTTCTGAGCCCCGCTGTTTCCCCATTCGTCATCCAGATGGGCAGGGTATGGTGGCAGGGGCAGCGGTGGCCAGGCTTTCCAGCCTGGGCCTGACACCCTGTCCCCACCCTCCCACGCAAAGCGGTTCGCCAGGGCGGACAAGCGGGGGAAGCTGCCGCGCTGGATCCAGGAGCACCTCACCGACGCCAACCTCAACCTGACCGTCGACGAGGGCGTCCAGGTCGCCAAGTACTTCCTGAGGCAGATGGCGCAGCCTTTCCACCGGGTgagccctgggccctgttccctccCGGCTGTGCTCCCCCAGCCTGCCGCCTCGTTGCGGgcacatgccaggccctgggggagCTGTGACTGCTTCCCTGTGCAGCTGCCTGGGGAGGGCAGATGAGGCCCAGTGCCCTGTCTTCTGGATTTTGTGGACAGCTCCCAGTTCAAAATTCTGTCCCTTAGCCCTCCTGTCCCCACTGCCTCTGGAGTCCTGGTCCCCTGCAGTGGCGCTGTAgcagcttccccaggccctggccaaCTTCCCTCTCTGACCCCTGCAGGAGGATCAGCTGGGGCTGTCCCTGCTCAGCCTGGAGCAGCTGGAGTCGGAGGAGACGCTGCGGAGGATCGAGCAGATCGCCCAGCAGATGTGAGCGGAGCAGGCTCGTCAGAGCAATATGAGGTGATGCCCTCGTCTTGCCTGGCCCTGTCCCAGCAGCACAGAGGACCCCTCAGGTGGACATTCCAAATCTATAGCCTTTAATTACGGGGGAGAAGGCAGCACTGATGTCTGACCCACtggccccccgcccccccaggcAGGGGAGCCGAGGACACGGGTGGCCACCCCCCATTCTGGAGAAGCTGCAGCGTCCCATCCGTGTTAGCGGGGGCTCATGTCCTGGATACTGGCGCTGAGGGTCCGTGGGAGCTCACTTAAGGGCCGACTGCGGAGCTGGGGACAGGCACAGGGAGCGGTGGGTGACGGGCAAGCAGATCTCTGCTCCAGTTGTCACTGCGCCCGtccccctgcctctgccccaggTACACCCTCCCTTCTGTCCTGGGCTCTGCTCCACCCCCACCTGTCAGCCCCTGCCTCTCTGAGCCTGCCACAGTGGCTCTGCTCCATCTTTGACAGGTGTCCCTCTCACCTGAGCCCCCGGAGCTCTGACATTCTCTGTATTCAGCACGTTTAGGGACATGGCTCTCTTCATCCTGCAGAGAATGGGTCAGAGAAGGACAGGTGAATGTCCAGGCCCCTCTAGGAAGGTCCTCTCCAGGACTAGGTTAGATCTGTGTCACAGGGCAGATGGGAGCCATGGAAAGCTCTTGAGCAGGACTGGGGGAGGGTGCTGCAGGTGCCCCCACCATCAGGGCTTGGCCACCGCGAGCCGGCACTCACCCTGCTGCCCCTGCCAAGCCCTCCCCTCGGAGACGGGACACCAGCTTCTCACTTCCCCGCCGGAGAGACTCACGGAGCTTAGAGAATGAGCTGCTCCTTCGAAGAGCCTgaagaggagccagggacagtgACTGACCCCCACCTGGCCC is a window of Ictidomys tridecemlineatus isolate mIctTri1 chromosome 15, mIctTri1.hap1, whole genome shotgun sequence DNA encoding:
- the Ercc2 gene encoding general transcription and DNA repair factor IIH helicase subunit XPD: MKLNVDGLLVYFPYDYIYPEQFSYMLELKRTLDAKGHGVLEMPSGTGKTVSLLALIMAYQRAYPLEVTKLIYCSRTVPEIEKVIEELRKLLNFYEKQEDEKLPFLGLALSSRKNLCIHPEVTPLRFGKDVDGKCHSLTASYVRAQYQQDASLPHCRFYEEFDAHGRQAPLPAGIYNLDDLKALGRRQGWCPYFLARYSILHANVVVYSYHYLLDPKIADLVSKELARKAVVVFDEAHNIDNVCIDSMSVNLTRRTLDRCQGNLETLQKTVLRIKETDEQRLRDEYRRLVEGLREASAARETDAHLANPVLPDEVLKEAVPGSIRTAEHFLGFLRRLLEFVKWRLRVQHVVQESPPAFLSSLAQRVCIQRKPLRFCAERLRSLLHTLEIADLADFSPLTLLANFATLVSTYAKGFTIIIEPFDDRTPTIANPVLHFSCMDASLAIKPVFERFQSVIITSGTLSPLDIYPKILDFHPVTMATFTMTLARVCLCPMIIGRGNDQVAISSKFETREDIAVIRNYGNLLLEMSAVVPDGIVAFFTSYQYMESTVASWYEQGILENIQRNKLLFIETQDGAETSVALEKYQEACENGRGAILLSVARGKVSEGIDFVHHFGRAVIMFGVPYVYTQSRILKARLEYLRDQFQIRENDFLTFDAMRHAAQCVGRAIRGKTDYGLMVFADKRFARADKRGKLPRWIQEHLTDANLNLTVDEGVQVAKYFLRQMAQPFHREDQLGLSLLSLEQLESEETLRRIEQIAQQM